AATAGCCGCGCTCTCCGCCGACGACGCCCGCGGCATCGTCGAGGCGAACGCAGCGCTGCACGGCTTCATCACCGAGCTCGCGCGCAACCCCATCCTCGCCGAGCTGATCCGGCAGGTCGACCGCCGGGTGCGCTGGTACTACATGCCCATCGCCCGGCCACGCGGCAAGGACGCGTGGAACGAGCACGCCGACATCATCGACCGCATCGCGGCCGGTGACGCCGACCGGGCCGAGGAACTGATGCACCATCACACCCGGACGACCACCGACTTCTACTGCCGGCAGCTGACCGCGGCACCCCGGGCCCCGGCGTGACCGCGGTGACTCCAGCCGGCCTCGCGTCGAATGGGGCACCTGACACACCAATGGGCCGGGGCCGGACGGAGCAGGGAGCGCACCCCACCGTCCGGCCCGGCCTGTGCCACGGGCGCTCCGTCGGACGACTGCCGCCGCCGCCCGACGCGCTGTCCGCACCCGCGCACGGTCTGCGGGCCCGGGCGCGACTTCGCGCCCGGGCATTCGCTCAGTTCGCCGCGCCGGTCAGCCCGCGGCTGCCGGCGACGGCCTGCTCGGCGGGCCGCTTCTGGTCCGCAGGTCGGCCGGGCTGACGCAGCAGCAGCGTGATCAGAGCCGACAGGAAGGCGATGCCACCTGCCAGGTAGTAGCCGCCCGAGTAGCCCCAGGCGCCGATCACCGAAGCGGCCAAGCCACCGCCACCGACACCGCCGACCAGCTTGGCGCTGTAGACGAGGCCGTAGTTGGTGGCATTGTTGTTCTCCCCGAAGTAGTCCGGGACCAGTGCCGCGAACAGCGGGTAGAAGGCGCCGCCGCCGAAGCCGTTGACGAACGCGAAGATCAGGAAAAGCGTCTCGTTGTGGGCCTGCCCCGACCACAGCACGCCGAACTGCGCGACGCCCGCGATCAGGAGGACCAGCGTCAAAGTCTGCCGGCGGCCCAGGGTGTCCGACAGCCAGCCCACTGCGGCCCGGCCCACCCCGTTGACCACGGCGAGCACACCCGCCGACGAGGCGGCGATCAACGGCCCGAAGCCGAGACTCTTGGCGAAGGGGACCTGGAAGTTGATGCCGAAGAGCGAGACGCCGCCTACGCAGACCAGGGCGAACCACATCAGCGGCAGCTGTCCGGTCCTGATCGCCTGCATCGGGGTGAACTGCCCCTTGGCCGGCGGGTTCTTGCGCAGCCTGCGCGCCACACGCCCGGCGTCCTCGCCACCGCCGCGGTTGAGCGGGTCCACGTCGTGCGGCCACCAGCTCTTGGGCGGGTCGCGGAAGAAGAAGCCGCAACCGCCCACGAGGAGGACCATGCCCAGGGCGATCAGGTCGAGGACCAGCCGGAAGTTGTCGGCGTGGAACCAGTAGCTGAAGACGAAGATCAACGGCAGTGTGCCATAGGCGAATCCGCCGTTGACAAAGCCGGTCCGCGCGCCCTTGTTGTCCGGATACCACTTGCCGACCATGTTGATGCAGGTCGCGTAGACGAGCCCGGAGCCTGCGCCGCCGAGCACCGAGTAGCCGAGTATCACCACGATCGGGTTCGAGACGTGGGCGATGGAGAGGAAGCCGAGCCCGGACAGTACGGCTCCGAGGAGCATGCCCGTCTTCGCGGAGAGCCTTCCGGTCTCGCGGAGCCTGCCCGCGGGGAAGGCGACGCCCGCCTGGAAGACCGCCCAGATACTGGCGATCCAGAAGACCTCGGTGAGGGTCCAGCCATGGGCGTGCTCAAGGGTCGACTCCGCCGAGCTGTAGCCGTACTCGTAGACGCTGACGCCCATCATCGCGATCCACGGGAGCCAGACCATCCACGCCCGAGGCCTGCCCAGGATGGAACGGTCGCTCTCCCCGACGCGGTAGACGCGCCCGTTGGCATCGGTGACCTCTCGGTACGAGGAGGAAGTCGCCTGCGGTGTTACTGACATGTGTGCCTTCCCTTGCCTGAAAAAGAGCTTGGCGTGCGCCCCCTGGGGCCCTGCTCTTCGTGCAGTGGGTGAAAGCGACTCCCCTCCACGGTGCGCGCCCGGACTCTCGCCGGGCGCGGGTAGGGGGTACGCCGTCGGCGCGTCACGGGTCCGGGGCGGCATCCCGGAGTCCGCCGACGTGCAGGCGGTGACCTGGCGGTTCGGCCTCGGCGCGGCGGGTTCGGGGCCGCGCCGAGGTATGACGGACAACTGACCTGCCGATCATGGCGCAGAACGCCCGACCGGTGATTGCATACGGTATGGAGAGCTGAAATCGTGTGTCCAGCGGGGCGGCATGAAGCTTGACCAGTGCATTACCCAACTACCTTTGGGCGCAGTGCGGTTACACGCCGCAGTGGCACGGGACGACCGGTTCCGGGCATGCCGAAGAACCCCGCGGGGACTCCCCGCGGGGTCGGACAAGAGACATGGCCCGCTGCGTCGGACCGCAGCGGGCCGCGCCCTCAACTACCCGGTCAGCGCAGCAGCTTCACCGCCTCGACGACGAGCGGGTGCACGCCCGACACGTCGGAGTCCACCAGCGCGCGCAGCCTGCTGCGCATCCGCGGGTCCCAGAACCTGCCGATGTGTCCGGCCAGTTCGGTGGCGGCCTGCGACGCGGGCAGATGAGCGAGGTTCGCGGCGATGTCATTGGCCATGCGGCACTCGGACGGCTCAGTGGAGGCCATGATTGTCAGTCTCCCGCCGTCAGGGCGCCCACGGGGGCCGCGGTGGCCCCTTCGCGCCCACGCGGCGCCAGGGCGACCTGGACGGCCGTCACCTTGTACTCCGGGCAGTTGGTCGCCCAGTCGGAGTTCTCCGTGGTCACCACGTTGGCCCCGGTGACCGGGTGGTGGAAGGTCGTGTAGACGACACCGGTCGGCATCCGGTCGGAGACCAGGGCGCGCAGCGTGGTGCGGCCGACCCGGCTGGCCAGGGTGACCAGGTCATTGTCGGTGATCCCGCGGTCCTCCGCGTCGTGCGGATGCAGTTCCAGCACGTCCTCGGGGTGCCAGGCGACGTTGCCTGTGCGGCGCGTCTGCGCCCCGACGTTGTACTGGCTGAGGATGCGCCCGGTGGTGAGCACCAGCGGGAAGCGGCGGGTGGAGCGCTCATTGGTGGGCACGTACGAGGTGACGACGAACTTCCCCTTGCCGCGGACGAATTCGTCGATGTGCATGACGGGCGTACCCTCCGGCGCCTCGGCGTTGCACGGCCACTGGACACTGCCCACCTTGTCGAGCAGCGCGAAGGAGACGCCCTCGAAGGTCGGGGTGACCGCGGCGATCTCGTCCATGATCTGGCCCGGGTGGTCGTACGCCATCGGATACCCCATGGCGGTGGCGATCTCGGTGACGATCTGCCACTCGTGCTTGCCCGCCTTCGGTGCCATCACCGCGCGCACCCGGTTGATCCGGCGCTCCGCGTTGGTGAAGGTGCCGTCCTTCTCCAGGAACGACGCCCCGGGCAGGAACACATGCGCGAACTTGGCAGTCTCGTTGAGGAAGAGGTCCTGGACGACGACGAGTTCCATCGCCTCCAGGGCCGCGGTGACGTGCTTCAGGTTCGGGTCGGACTGCGCAATGTCCTCGCCGTGCACGAACAGGCCGCGGAAGGAGCCGTCGATGGCCGCGTCGAACATGTTGGGGATGCGAAGCCCCGGCTCGGGCAGCAGGGCGGCGCCCCACAGGTCCTCGAACACGGTGCGCACCGCGTCGTCGGAGACATGCCGGTAGCCGGGCAGTTCGTGCGGGAAGGAACCCATGTCGCAGGAGCCCTGGACGTTGTTCTGGCCGCGCAGCGGATTGACGCCCACGCCGTCGCGGCCGATGTTCCCGCACGCCATCGCGAGGTTGGCCATCCCCATGACCATGGTCGAGCCCTGGCTGTGCTCGGTGACGCCCAGACCGTAGTAGATCGCCCCGTTGGGTGCGCTCGCGTACAGCCGGGCGGCCGCGCGCAGTTCTTCGGCCGGAACCCCGGTGACCGGTTCGACGGCCTCGGGGCTGTTCTCGGGGCGGGCCACGAACGCGGCCCACTCCTCGTAGCCCTCGCACCGCTCGGCCACGAAGCCCTGGTCGACGAGCGCCTCGGTGACCACCACGTGCGCCATGGCGTTGACCACGGCCACGTTGGTGCTCGGTCGCAGTTGCAGATGGTGGTCGGCCTCGATGTGCGGCGAGCGTACGAGGTCGATGCGGCGCGGGTCGACCACGATCAGGCGGGCGCCCTCGCGCAGCCGGCGCTTCATCCGGGAGGCGAACACCGGGTGTCCGTCGGTGGGGTTGGCGCCGATCACCATGATGACGTCGGCCTCGGCGACCGAGCGGAAGTCCTGGGTGCCCGCGGATTCACCGAAGGTCTGTTTGAGCCCGTATCCGGTGGGCGAGTGGCAGACGCGCGCACAGGTGTCGACGTTGTTGTTGCCGAAGGCGGCGCGGACCATCTTCTGGACGACGTACACCTCCTCGTTCGTGCACCGCGAGGAGGTGATCGCGCCGACCGCGCCGGTCCCGTACGTGTCCTGCAGAGCCCGCATCCGGCGCGCGACCGTGGCGATGGCCTCGTCCCACTCGACCTCGTGCCACGGGTCCGTGATCTTCTCGCGCACCATGGGCTTGAGGACGCGGTCGGGGTGTGTGGCGTAGCCGAAGGCGAAGCGGCCCTTGACGCACGCGTGGCCCTCGTTGGCGCCGCCGTCCTTGTACGGCACCATGCGGACGAGTTCGTCGCCGCGCAGTTCGGCCTTGAAGGAGCAGCCGACGCCGCAGTACGCGCAGGTGGTGAGGACCGAGCGGGTGGGCATGCCGAGGTCGACGACGGACTTCTCCTGGAGCGTGGACGTCGGGCAGGCCTGCACGCAGGCTCCGCAGGAGACGCACTCGGAGTCCATGAAGGACTCCCCCGCGCCCGCCGCCACCTTGGAGTCGAAGCCGCGTCCCTCGATGGTCAGGGCGAATGTGCCCTGGATCTCGCCGCAGGCGCGGACGCAGCGGGAGCAGGTGATGCACTTGGACGCGTCGAAGTCGAAGTAGGGGTTGCTGGTGTCCTTCTCGGCGTCGAGGTGGTTCTCCCCCTCGTAGCCGTAGCGCACCTGGCGCAGTCCGACGACGCCCGCCATGTCCTGCAGTTCGCAGTCGCCGTTGGCGGGGCAGGTCAGACAGTCCAGCGGGTGGTCGGAGATGTAGAGCTCCATGACGCCCTGGCGCAGCTTCTCCACCTTGGGTGTCTGGGTACGCACCTGCATGCCGTCGGCGCACGGGGTGGTGCAGGAGGCGGGCGTGCCGCGCCGGCCGTCGATCTCGACCACGCACAGCCGGCAGGAGCCGAAGGCCTCCAGGGAGTCGGTGGCGCAGAGTTTGGGGATCTCGACGCCGGCGAGCGAGGCGGCACGCATCACCGAGGTGCCCTCCGGCACGCTCACCGGCATGCCGTCCACCTCGAGCGCCACCGTGGCCTGCCCCGGTCGCTCCGGGGTGCCGTGATCGGGTTCCTTGAGCAGTGTCATGCCGTGCCCTCCGTCCTCTTGTCGGCGGCGACTTCGCCGAGGAAGTCGTCCGCGAAGTGAGCAAGGGCGCTGCGCACGGGCAGCGGGGTCAGCCCGCCCATCGCGCACAGCGAGCCCTCGGTCATCAGATCGCACAGGTCGTCGAGGAGTGCCAGGTTCTCGTCCCGCTGCTCCCCCGCCACGATCTTGTCGATCACCTCGACGCCGCGCACTGAACCGACCCGGCACGGGGTGCACTTGCCGCAGGACTCGGCCGCGCAGAACTCCATGGCGAAGCGCGCCTGGGCGGCCATGTCGACGGTGTCGTCGAAGACCACGATGCCGCCGTGCCCGACCATCGCCCCGGCCGCGGCGAACGCCTCGTAGTCCATCGGCAGGTCGAACGAGGAGGGCGGAAGGTAGGCGCCGAGCGGCCCGCCGACCTGCGCGGTGCGCACCGGCCGACCCGACCGCGTGCCGCCGCCGTACTCCTCGATGAGTTCGCGCAGCGTGATCCCGAAGGCGGTCTCGACGATGCCGCCGCGGGCGATGTTGCCGCCGAGCTGGAACACCTGGGTGCCGCGGGAGCGCTCCACGCCGAGCTCCTGGTACGCCTTGGCGCCCTGGGCGAGGACGACGGGAACAGTGGCAAGCGTCAGCACGTTGTTGACGACGGTCGGCTTGCCGAACAGGCCCTCGATCGCGGGGATCGGCGGCTTCGCGCGGACCATGCCGCGCTTGCCCTCCAGGCTCTCCAGCATGGAGGTCTCCTCGCCGCAGATGTACGCACCCGCGCCGACCCGCACATGCAGATCGAAGTCGAGCGGCGTTCCGAGGACGGAGGTGCCGAGCCAGCCGCGCTCGCGGGCGATGTCGATGGCGGCGCGCATCGTGGCGACCGCGTCCGGGTACTCGGAGCGGATGTAGAGGTAGCCCTCGCGGGCGCCGACGGCGTGCGCGGCGATCGTCATGCCCTCGATGAGCAGGAACGGATCGCCTTCCATGAGCATGCGGTCGGCGAAGGTTCCGCTGTCGCCCTCGTCGGCGTTGCAGCAGATGAACTTCAGCTCGCCCGGGCAGTCGAGGACGGTCTTCCATTTGATGCCTGCGGGGAAGCCCGCTCCGCCGCGCCCACGCAGGCCCGAGTCGGTCACCTCGGCGACCACGTCGGCTGGCGTGAGCTTCAGCGCGGTGCGCAGTCCTGTGAGACCGCCGTGGCGCAGATAGTCGTCGGCGTCGAGCGGATCGATGACGCCGACGCGCGCGAAGGTGACCCGGTTCTGCCGGGCCAGCCACGGCAGTTCGTCCACGGGGCCGAGGCGCAGGGGGTGCTCGCCGCCGTCGAGCAGGCCGGCGGCGAGCAGTGCGGGAACGTCGTCGGGGGTCACCGGACCGTAGCCGATACGACCGTGCTCGGTGGCGACCTCGACGAGCGGTTCGAGCCAGA
This sequence is a window from Streptomyces sp. NBC_01217. Protein-coding genes within it:
- a CDS encoding formate dehydrogenase beta subunit yields the protein MTQHPAQPHVRIYVPRDSAARSVGADEVAATIQQAADSPESAIDLVRTGSRGMLWLEPLVEVATEHGRIGYGPVTPDDVPALLAAGLLDGGEHPLRLGPVDELPWLARQNRVTFARVGVIDPLDADDYLRHGGLTGLRTALKLTPADVVAEVTDSGLRGRGGAGFPAGIKWKTVLDCPGELKFICCNADEGDSGTFADRMLMEGDPFLLIEGMTIAAHAVGAREGYLYIRSEYPDAVATMRAAIDIARERGWLGTSVLGTPLDFDLHVRVGAGAYICGEETSMLESLEGKRGMVRAKPPIPAIEGLFGKPTVVNNVLTLATVPVVLAQGAKAYQELGVERSRGTQVFQLGGNIARGGIVETAFGITLRELIEEYGGGTRSGRPVRTAQVGGPLGAYLPPSSFDLPMDYEAFAAAGAMVGHGGIVVFDDTVDMAAQARFAMEFCAAESCGKCTPCRVGSVRGVEVIDKIVAGEQRDENLALLDDLCDLMTEGSLCAMGGLTPLPVRSALAHFADDFLGEVAADKRTEGTA
- a CDS encoding OFA family MFS transporter, producing the protein MSVTPQATSSSYREVTDANGRVYRVGESDRSILGRPRAWMVWLPWIAMMGVSVYEYGYSSAESTLEHAHGWTLTEVFWIASIWAVFQAGVAFPAGRLRETGRLSAKTGMLLGAVLSGLGFLSIAHVSNPIVVILGYSVLGGAGSGLVYATCINMVGKWYPDNKGARTGFVNGGFAYGTLPLIFVFSYWFHADNFRLVLDLIALGMVLLVGGCGFFFRDPPKSWWPHDVDPLNRGGGEDAGRVARRLRKNPPAKGQFTPMQAIRTGQLPLMWFALVCVGGVSLFGINFQVPFAKSLGFGPLIAASSAGVLAVVNGVGRAAVGWLSDTLGRRQTLTLVLLIAGVAQFGVLWSGQAHNETLFLIFAFVNGFGGGAFYPLFAALVPDYFGENNNATNYGLVYSAKLVGGVGGGGLAASVIGAWGYSGGYYLAGGIAFLSALITLLLRQPGRPADQKRPAEQAVAGSRGLTGAAN
- a CDS encoding formate dehydrogenase subunit delta, encoding MASTEPSECRMANDIAANLAHLPASQAATELAGHIGRFWDPRMRSRLRALVDSDVSGVHPLVVEAVKLLR
- the fdhF gene encoding formate dehydrogenase subunit alpha; the encoded protein is MTLLKEPDHGTPERPGQATVALEVDGMPVSVPEGTSVMRAASLAGVEIPKLCATDSLEAFGSCRLCVVEIDGRRGTPASCTTPCADGMQVRTQTPKVEKLRQGVMELYISDHPLDCLTCPANGDCELQDMAGVVGLRQVRYGYEGENHLDAEKDTSNPYFDFDASKCITCSRCVRACGEIQGTFALTIEGRGFDSKVAAGAGESFMDSECVSCGACVQACPTSTLQEKSVVDLGMPTRSVLTTCAYCGVGCSFKAELRGDELVRMVPYKDGGANEGHACVKGRFAFGYATHPDRVLKPMVREKITDPWHEVEWDEAIATVARRMRALQDTYGTGAVGAITSSRCTNEEVYVVQKMVRAAFGNNNVDTCARVCHSPTGYGLKQTFGESAGTQDFRSVAEADVIMVIGANPTDGHPVFASRMKRRLREGARLIVVDPRRIDLVRSPHIEADHHLQLRPSTNVAVVNAMAHVVVTEALVDQGFVAERCEGYEEWAAFVARPENSPEAVEPVTGVPAEELRAAARLYASAPNGAIYYGLGVTEHSQGSTMVMGMANLAMACGNIGRDGVGVNPLRGQNNVQGSCDMGSFPHELPGYRHVSDDAVRTVFEDLWGAALLPEPGLRIPNMFDAAIDGSFRGLFVHGEDIAQSDPNLKHVTAALEAMELVVVQDLFLNETAKFAHVFLPGASFLEKDGTFTNAERRINRVRAVMAPKAGKHEWQIVTEIATAMGYPMAYDHPGQIMDEIAAVTPTFEGVSFALLDKVGSVQWPCNAEAPEGTPVMHIDEFVRGKGKFVVTSYVPTNERSTRRFPLVLTTGRILSQYNVGAQTRRTGNVAWHPEDVLELHPHDAEDRGITDNDLVTLASRVGRTTLRALVSDRMPTGVVYTTFHHPVTGANVVTTENSDWATNCPEYKVTAVQVALAPRGREGATAAPVGALTAGD